Genomic window (Pradoshia sp. D12):
TCCTGAAAGCTTGTCCACTATAAAGCTGTATCCCCGATCGATATGCTCGACACCGGTTATTTCGGTAACTCCCTCTGCTAATAGACCAGCAATAATTAAAGCAGCTCCGGCGCGCAAATCACTTGCCTTCACTTTTGCTCCATTAAGCTGAACAGGTCCATTAATAATTGCAGAACGGCCTTCTACCTTAATATCGGCGTTCATCCTGCTTAATTCATCTATATGTTTAAATCGAGATCCATATATGGTATCCGTAACAACGGAAGATCCAGTAGCCTTCGTCAATAATGCTGTTAAGGGCTGCTGTAAATCCGTAGGGAAACCAGGATATACAAGGGTTTTTATATCTACTGCTTTTAATTTTTCAGCCTTCGGTATATAAATCTGGTCGTCCCGCTCTTCAATATCAATTCCCATTTCTCTTAGCTTTGCAATCAGGGATTCAAGATGCTGCGGTATTACATTATCAATCAATATACCTTCTCCAACTGCTGCGGCAACAATCATATAGGTTCCTGCCTCGATACGGTCAGGAATAATGGTATGTCTGCAACCATGAAGTTTTTCGACACCCTCGATACGAATGACATCCGTACCTGCACCTTTGATACGGGCTCCCATATTCGTTAACAATGTTGCAACATCGATAATTTCCGGCTCTTTCGCAGCATTTTCAATAATGGTTTTGCCTTTAGCTAATACAGCTGCGAGCATGATATTAATCGTTGCTCCTACGCTGACAACATCCAGGTAGATTCGGGCTCCACGTAATTCTTCAGCACGCAAATAGATTGCCCCCTGCTCATTTGTTACCTGAGCACCGAGAGCTTCAAATCCTTTGATATGCTGATCAATTGGGCGAGGTCCCAAATAGCATCCCCCCGGCAAGCCAATAACTGCTTTCTTAAATTTACCGAGCATCGCTCCCATTAAATAATAGGAGGCACGTAATTGTTTGACCCTTCCGTTTGGAAGAGGCATTGATATCATCTTACTCGGATCAACAGTCATTTCAGTTGAGTCAAGTGTTACCTGACCGCCGATTTCTTCAAGTAATCCTTTAAGCATTTCTACGTCAGAGATATTTGGAAGCCCCTCAATTGTTACAGATGAGTCAGCAAGAATAGTTGCTGGTATTAAAGCAACTGCACTATTCTTTGCACCACTTATGCGAACTTCCCCTTTTAGCGGATACCCACCCGCTATTTTAAGCTTTTCCATAATAACTCCCTTCTGCGCCCTTGATGTGATTTTATCCGTCCGGCGAGAATAAGGTAAATATTACCACAAAAATCACCTGAATTAAAGCTAGTCTGTCAAATTGTTTCACAAGCTCGGATCATTCATACATATTTTACCACGATTATTTTTCTGTTCTTGTTTCCCAATCCTTAAGGAATGCTTCAATTCCTTTGTCTGTTAGCGGATGCTTACAAATTTGAAGAATTACGTTATAAGGAACCGTTGCAATATGTGCGCCGCGAAGTGCTGCTTGCGTCACATGCTGTGGATGACGGATACTTGCTGCAATAATCTCTGAATCGATATCATGGATTGCAAAGATTTCTGCAATTTCAGCTATTAAATCAAGTCCATTTTGTCCAATATCATCTAATCTTCCGATAAAAGGAGAAACATATGTTGCACCTGCTCTAGCAGCTAATAAAGCCTGATTGGCATTAAAAATTAAAGTTACGTTTGTTTTGATTCCTGCTTCAGTCAATGCATGAACTGCTTTTAATCCGTCTGGAGTCATTGGTACTTTTACTGTGATGTTCGGAGCAATCTCAGCTAATTCTTTACCCTCACGAATCATACCTTCCGCATCCAGTGCAATAACCTCTGCACTTACAGAACCAGGTACCAACGCTGTTATTTCACGCAGACGATCATGGAAAGAAACATCTTTTTCCTTCGCAACTAATGATGGGTTCGTTGTTACACCTGCCAAAATACCAAGTGCATGGGCCTCTTTAATTTCATTTAAGTTTGCTGTATCTATAAAAAACTTCATTTAAATTCCTCCTTGAATGAATTTCTATGTCTTTTATATTGTGTCATTGTTCTCCATTTTGAGCAAATAATTTCACCTTTAAAAACGTATGATTTAACCAAAATTATGTATAGTAAAAAAGAGGATCCCATGATGAGTGGCATCCTCTCGTAAAGATATCTTTTATGCTTTGTTATTAGAACCGAATTCACGAATTTTACCGATAACCGTTTCTTTAATTGCTTCACGAGCTGGTCCAAGGTATTTACGTGGATCGTATACTTCTTTGTCCGCAGCCAATACTTCACGTACCGCTTTAGCAGAAGTGATTTGGTTTTCAGTATTTACATTAATTTTAGCTGTTCCAAGAGAAATGGCTTTTTGGATATCGTGTAAAGGAATACCGGATCCACCGTGAAGTACTAATGGCATACCAGTTTCTTTTCCGATTTCTTCCATCTCTTTGAAACCTAATTTCGGTTCACCTTTGTAAGGTCCGTGAACAGAGCCTAACGCTGGAGCAAGACAGTCGATATTTGTACGTTTTACAAGATCTTTACACTCTTCAACGTCAGCATAGATAACGCCATCAGCTACTACGTCATCTTCTTGTCCGCCAACTGTTCCAAGTTCTGCTTCAACAGAAACACCATTTGCATGAGCATATTCAACCACTTTAGAAGTAATTTCAATATTCTCTTCGTATGGGTGATGAGAAGCATCAATCATAACGGAAGTGAATCCTGCATCAACAGCTTCTTTACATTTTTCAAAGCTGGAACCGTGGTCTAAGTGAATAGCAACTGGAACTGTTGTCTTGTATTCTTCCATTAAGGCTTTTGTCATTGCTACACACACTTTAAAACCGCCCATGTAACGAGCTGCCCCTTCAGAAACCCCTAAGATTACTGGAGATTTTTCTTCCTCAGCAGCTTGAAGAATAGCTTGGGTATACTCTAGATTATTGATATTAAATTGTCCAACTGCATATCCTTCTTCTTTTGCTTTGTTCAGCATTTCAGTCATTGATACTAAAGGCATTTTTCTTCCTCCTTGTTAATAATAAGCTCGAGCCAAACGGCTTCCCTTATCATTTTCCCTAATGGATCGATATGTATTCCCCCTTCTGCAAAAAGCGTCAGAGGGAAGTTATCTCTAGCATATCAACTTGTCCTCAAACTATCAACAAGTGTGCAAAATGTACATTTAACTGTCAATTTTAGCAACCGGTAAATGATCCTTTACCGCTTTCCTAATATCATCAATATCAAATGGTTTTGCAAAATGAGTCAAGGCTCCCAGGTTCATCGCTTCCTGAATCATATCTAATTCTCCATACGCTGTCATAATTAATACACGAATGCCCTGATCTTCTTCTTTCATTCTTTTTAAAATCTCAATTCCGTCCATACCGGGAATTTTCATATCCAGCAACACTAAATCTGGTGATTCACTTTTCTGGAGCGCCAATGCCTGCTCTCCATTTGCCGCCAGAAATGTTTGATATCCTTCCTGCTGCAGTACTTCATTCAGCAAAATACGGATGCCAAATTGATCATCAACAATTAAAATTTTTTCATTCATTTTACACAGCTCCTTCTTTCCGTTAGCCTGTATAAATAAGACACTTAAATCTATAAGTTCTACTAATAGGTAAATAATACCTTTATTCAAACGAAATTGTCTTTCGACAATTTACGTTCAAGCATTTATACTTTGACAGGAACTTATCATTTTAATGCTGTAAAAACAGTAAAAATGAAAGCATCTATTACTATTAAAATCAGGAGTTGACCCAAATGCTGAAAATATATTTAACTCAATTAACTGGTATTTATAAAAAAATTGAACAAGATGAACAGGAAAATATGGAGGACGCAGCGAGATTATTAGCTCAGGCTTTAGTCAGCCATGGTATTGTTTATCTTCATGGTTTTAAAGAAATGGATGGGATTATCAGCCAGGCAATCGATGGACCTGAACCGATCAAGGGCGTGAAGCGATTGTATAACGGCCAATATATGGCTCAAATCGAGCAACGAGACCGCGCCATCATTTTTGCACGAACTGCAACCGAACCGGAAGCAGTTGCTTTAGCTGAATCCTTAAACGGACAGCGTATCCCTTTTGTTGCCGTTTCCCTGGCTCCTGCTGCAGATGATATCAATACGCCGAACCTTGCCAATCTGGCAGATATCCATATTGATTTAAAAGCAACACGAGGTCTTATTCCAAATGAGGATGGAACAAGAAGCGGGATTCCCACCCTTGCAGCCGCCCTCTTCGTTTATCAGGGAATCACTCTGTCAATCGATGAAATCATTAAGGAATATGAAGAAGAATAATTATCCTGCTTGGCCAAAAAATAACTTTACATTACGTAAGCGCATACCAGCAAGTTTCTTGTCTGTTTTTGTTTGATAAAAGTTTTCTGATAATGATTTCGTTTACTATATAAAGTTGTAAGTTTGGACGATTGAGATTAGTTGAAATTTTATAATTTCAACTAATTGAATAGCCTTTTCAGATGAGCGTTTTCCAATTTATTGAACCTTTATAGGACGAATTGTATATTTAATCGCCCTTATGAGTACAAATATCACTTTTGAGTAAAAAATCACTCGAAAATAAAAAAGGTGTACAGAGCTATCAGTAGTAACTGATTTTCTGTACACCTTTATTTTTATTATTTTTCGCCTAGTGATGCATGAATGAATTCACGGAACAATGGCTGCGGACGCTGTGGTCTTGATTTGAATTCTGGATGGAATTGAGAAGCAATGAACCAAGGATGATCCTTCAATTCAATAATTTCTACCAGACGTCCATCCGGGCTGGTACCTGAGAAGATAAAGCCTTGTTTCTCCATATCTTCGCGGTAATGGTTGTTGAACTCATAACGATGGCGGTGGCGCTCATATACCACTTCATCTTGATAAGCTTCAAATGTTTTCGTTCCAGGAACAATTTTACATGGATATAAACCAAGTCTAAGAGTCCCGCCAAGGTCCTCGATATCAATTTGTTCAGGAAGTAAGTCAATGATTGGGTTTGTCGTTTCCGGATTAAGCTCAGAAGAATGAGCATCTTTTAACCCAAGAACGTTACGTGCAAATTCAATGGATGCTAACTGCATACCAAGACAGATTCCAAAGAACGGCTTTTTGTTAGTGCGGGCATATTCGGTTGCCAGGATTTTTCCTTCAACACCACGGTCTCCAAATCCGCCCGGCACCAAAATACCATCCACATCATCAAGCATTTCATTTACATTCTCTTTATTTACATGCTCTGCGTTAATCCATTTAATCTTCACATCTGCATCAAATGCATAGCCGGCATGTTTTAATGCTTCTACTACAGAAATATAGGCATCTTGAAGCTCTACATATTTTCCAACAAGACCGATTTTCACTTCTTTGGTCAGATTCGTTACTTTATGTAGCAACTCTTTCCATTCTGTCATATCTGCATCGTTTGTTTGCAATTTCAAATGGTTACAAACAATTTCGTCCATTCCTTGTGCCTGAAGATCCAATGGAATGGAATATAAAGTTTCTGCATCACGGCACTCGATGACAGAATTTTTATCAATGTCACAGAACAGAGCAAGTTTGTCTTTCATATCCTGAGAGATTGGTAATTCTGTACGCACGACGATAATATTTGGCTGAATACCTAAGCTGCGCAATTCTTTAACACTGTGCTGTGTAGGCTTTGTTTTCATTTCACCAGCAGCTTTAAGGTAAGGAATCAATGTACAGTGAATGTATAGAACGTTATCGCTGCCAATATCACTCTTAATTTGACGAATCGCTTCCAGGAATGGCAAGGATTCAATATCCCCTACTGTTCCGCCAATTTCGGTAATAACGACATCCGCATTTGTATCATGGCCAGCTTTCAAAATCCGCTCTTTAATCTCATTCGTAATATGCGGGATTACTTGCACCGTTCCGCCTAAATAGTCTCCGCGGCGCTCTTTCTTTAACACGTGAGAGTAAACTTTACCTGTTGTTACATTGGAAAGCTTAGATAAATTGATATCAATAAAACGCTCATAATGGCCTAAGTCTAAATCTGTTTCTGCACCATCATCTGTTACGAAAACTTCACCATGTTGATAAGGACTCATCGTTCCCGGGTCCACATTGATGTATGGGTCAAATTTTTGGATTGTCACTTTCAAGCCTCTGTTTTTCAATAAGCGGCCAAGTGAAGCAGCTGTAATCCCTTTTCCTAAAGAAGATACAACTCCGCCTGTAACAAAAATATATTTTGTCATCTATAAAAACCTCCTAAAAGATCGTATTGATTTCATTTGGTAAGCACAAATCTATTAATAGTGATTAGTTTTTGTTTTTTCATCGGGCCTATCCCCTAAAAAAAAATAAAAAAGCCCCCTTGCAAGCAAGGGAGCTTAAAATCGCTTAATAGTGTTTCCTTTATTTTAAAGGAGCCCAATGAA
Coding sequences:
- a CDS encoding UDP-N-acetylglucosamine 1-carboxyvinyltransferase — encoded protein: MEKLKIAGGYPLKGEVRISGAKNSAVALIPATILADSSVTIEGLPNISDVEMLKGLLEEIGGQVTLDSTEMTVDPSKMISMPLPNGRVKQLRASYYLMGAMLGKFKKAVIGLPGGCYLGPRPIDQHIKGFEALGAQVTNEQGAIYLRAEELRGARIYLDVVSVGATINIMLAAVLAKGKTIIENAAKEPEIIDVATLLTNMGARIKGAGTDVIRIEGVEKLHGCRHTIIPDRIEAGTYMIVAAAVGEGILIDNVIPQHLESLIAKLREMGIDIEERDDQIYIPKAEKLKAVDIKTLVYPGFPTDLQQPLTALLTKATGSSVVTDTIYGSRFKHIDELSRMNADIKVEGRSAIINGPVQLNGAKVKASDLRAGAALIIAGLLAEGVTEITGVEHIDRGYSFIVDKLSGLGATIWREQLSPREIEQLKNS
- the fsa gene encoding fructose-6-phosphate aldolase, giving the protein MKFFIDTANLNEIKEAHALGILAGVTTNPSLVAKEKDVSFHDRLREITALVPGSVSAEVIALDAEGMIREGKELAEIAPNITVKVPMTPDGLKAVHALTEAGIKTNVTLIFNANQALLAARAGATYVSPFIGRLDDIGQNGLDLIAEIAEIFAIHDIDSEIIAASIRHPQHVTQAALRGAHIATVPYNVILQICKHPLTDKGIEAFLKDWETRTEK
- a CDS encoding class II fructose-bisphosphate aldolase translates to MPLVSMTEMLNKAKEEGYAVGQFNINNLEYTQAILQAAEEEKSPVILGVSEGAARYMGGFKVCVAMTKALMEEYKTTVPVAIHLDHGSSFEKCKEAVDAGFTSVMIDASHHPYEENIEITSKVVEYAHANGVSVEAELGTVGGQEDDVVADGVIYADVEECKDLVKRTNIDCLAPALGSVHGPYKGEPKLGFKEMEEIGKETGMPLVLHGGSGIPLHDIQKAISLGTAKINVNTENQITSAKAVREVLAADKEVYDPRKYLGPAREAIKETVIGKIREFGSNNKA
- a CDS encoding response regulator; translation: MNEKILIVDDQFGIRILLNEVLQQEGYQTFLAANGEQALALQKSESPDLVLLDMKIPGMDGIEILKRMKEEDQGIRVLIMTAYGELDMIQEAMNLGALTHFAKPFDIDDIRKAVKDHLPVAKIDS
- a CDS encoding DUF2529 family protein, with amino-acid sequence MLKIYLTQLTGIYKKIEQDEQENMEDAARLLAQALVSHGIVYLHGFKEMDGIISQAIDGPEPIKGVKRLYNGQYMAQIEQRDRAIIFARTATEPEAVALAESLNGQRIPFVAVSLAPAADDINTPNLANLADIHIDLKATRGLIPNEDGTRSGIPTLAAALFVYQGITLSIDEIIKEYEEE
- a CDS encoding CTP synthase encodes the protein MTKYIFVTGGVVSSLGKGITAASLGRLLKNRGLKVTIQKFDPYINVDPGTMSPYQHGEVFVTDDGAETDLDLGHYERFIDINLSKLSNVTTGKVYSHVLKKERRGDYLGGTVQVIPHITNEIKERILKAGHDTNADVVITEIGGTVGDIESLPFLEAIRQIKSDIGSDNVLYIHCTLIPYLKAAGEMKTKPTQHSVKELRSLGIQPNIIVVRTELPISQDMKDKLALFCDIDKNSVIECRDAETLYSIPLDLQAQGMDEIVCNHLKLQTNDADMTEWKELLHKVTNLTKEVKIGLVGKYVELQDAYISVVEALKHAGYAFDADVKIKWINAEHVNKENVNEMLDDVDGILVPGGFGDRGVEGKILATEYARTNKKPFFGICLGMQLASIEFARNVLGLKDAHSSELNPETTNPIIDLLPEQIDIEDLGGTLRLGLYPCKIVPGTKTFEAYQDEVVYERHRHRYEFNNHYREDMEKQGFIFSGTSPDGRLVEIIELKDHPWFIASQFHPEFKSRPQRPQPLFREFIHASLGEK